The following proteins come from a genomic window of Mycolicibacterium rufum:
- a CDS encoding SRPBCC family protein, protein MTETLIVTTVVDVEPAAVFAVLADPANHAAIDGTGWVRESLDGERITADGQVFRIAMYHDNHPDGRYEMANKVIAYEPDRTIAWEPGQEGADGGLEFGGWTWRYDLDGAEPGQTRVRLTYDWSAVPAELRQHITFPPFPTSHLENSLANLGKLASGG, encoded by the coding sequence ATGACCGAAACACTGATCGTCACCACTGTCGTCGACGTCGAACCCGCCGCGGTGTTCGCGGTGCTGGCCGACCCCGCCAACCACGCCGCCATCGATGGCACGGGGTGGGTGCGCGAATCCCTCGACGGCGAACGCATCACTGCGGACGGACAGGTCTTCCGGATCGCCATGTACCACGACAACCATCCCGACGGGCGCTACGAGATGGCCAACAAGGTCATCGCCTACGAGCCGGACCGGACCATCGCCTGGGAGCCGGGGCAGGAGGGCGCCGACGGCGGACTCGAATTCGGCGGCTGGACATGGAGATACGACCTCGACGGCGCCGAGCCGGGACAGACCCGCGTGCGGTTGACCTACGACTGGTCGGCCGTTCCGGCGGAGTTGCGGCAGCACATCACGTTCCCGCCGTTCCCGACCAGCCACCTGGAGAACTCGCTCGCGAACCTGGGCAAGCTGGCGTCAGGCGGTTAG
- a CDS encoding HAD-IIA family hydrolase: MAIGGVLFDIDGVLVTSWQPIPGAADTLRALAEHQVACAYLTNTTTRTRVQIAELLTEAGMAVRADEVITAAVLTADYVRDRYPDARCFLVNSGQIGEDMPGLDLVYSTEFTGPRAPETPDVVLLGGAGPEYTHLTLSWVYDWMAQGVPVVAMHRSTAWTTTDGLRVDTGMYLIGMEETSGRKATAVGKPAPEGFLSAASRLGVDPDEMYMIGDDLNNDVLAAQVVGMTGVLVRTGKFRQDTLDRWAADEFAMQPNHVIDSVADLPSLLDLER; this comes from the coding sequence ATGGCGATCGGTGGAGTGCTCTTCGACATCGATGGCGTCCTGGTGACCTCGTGGCAGCCCATTCCCGGCGCGGCCGACACCCTGCGCGCGCTGGCCGAGCATCAGGTGGCGTGCGCGTACCTGACCAACACGACCACCCGCACCCGGGTGCAGATCGCCGAACTGCTGACCGAGGCGGGCATGGCGGTGCGGGCCGACGAGGTGATCACCGCCGCGGTGCTGACCGCCGACTACGTCCGCGACCGCTACCCCGACGCGCGGTGCTTCCTGGTCAACAGTGGGCAGATCGGCGAGGACATGCCCGGACTCGACCTCGTCTACTCGACGGAGTTCACCGGTCCGCGGGCGCCCGAGACGCCGGACGTGGTGCTGCTGGGCGGGGCGGGACCCGAGTACACCCATCTGACGCTGTCCTGGGTGTACGACTGGATGGCGCAGGGCGTGCCCGTGGTCGCCATGCACCGCAGCACTGCGTGGACCACCACCGACGGGCTGCGTGTCGACACCGGTATGTACCTGATCGGGATGGAGGAGACCTCCGGACGCAAGGCCACCGCGGTCGGCAAGCCCGCGCCCGAAGGCTTCCTGTCGGCCGCGAGCCGACTCGGTGTCGATCCCGATGAGATGTACATGATCGGTGACGACCTGAACAACGACGTGCTCGCGGCGCAGGTGGTGGGCATGACGGGCGTGCTGGTCAGAACCGGCAAGTTCCGGCAGGACACGTTGGACCGTTGGGCCGCAGACGAATTCGCGATGCAACCCAACCATGTCATCGACTCCGTGGCCGACCTGCCGAGCCTGCTCGACCTGGAGCGATGA
- a CDS encoding SDR family NAD(P)-dependent oxidoreductase → MSAKWTADNVPDQSGRTAVVTGANSGIGYEAAHVLAGRGARVVLAVRDLDKGRRAQETILRAHPGADVTVQELDLSSLASVRSAAEALREALPAIDLLIDNAGVMYPPKQVTADGFELQFGTNHLGHFALTGLLLDRLLPVAGSRVVVVASIAHNIQADIHFDDLQWERGYNRVAAYGQSKLANLMFTYELQRRLAAAGAPTIAVAAHPGISNTELMRHVPGSGLPGFSKLAGLVTNSPAVGALATLRAATDPDVRGGQYYGPSGFRELVGHPVLVQSTRKSHDTAVQQRLWTVSEELTGVSYPV, encoded by the coding sequence ATGAGCGCGAAATGGACCGCTGACAACGTGCCCGACCAGTCCGGCCGCACCGCCGTGGTCACCGGAGCGAACTCCGGCATCGGTTACGAAGCCGCCCACGTCCTGGCCGGCCGCGGCGCCCGCGTGGTGCTCGCGGTGCGCGACCTCGACAAGGGCCGGCGCGCCCAGGAGACCATCCTGCGGGCGCATCCCGGTGCCGACGTGACGGTGCAGGAACTCGACCTGTCGTCGCTGGCGAGCGTGCGCAGCGCCGCCGAGGCGCTGCGCGAGGCGCTTCCCGCGATCGATCTGCTGATCGACAACGCCGGCGTGATGTACCCGCCCAAGCAGGTCACCGCGGACGGCTTCGAATTGCAGTTCGGCACCAACCACCTCGGTCACTTCGCGCTGACCGGTCTGCTCCTGGACCGGCTGCTGCCCGTGGCCGGGTCCCGGGTGGTCGTCGTCGCCAGCATCGCCCACAACATCCAGGCCGACATCCACTTCGACGACCTGCAGTGGGAACGCGGCTACAACCGGGTCGCGGCGTACGGCCAGTCCAAGCTGGCGAACCTGATGTTCACCTACGAGCTGCAGCGCAGGCTCGCCGCGGCCGGTGCGCCGACCATCGCGGTGGCCGCCCACCCCGGCATCTCGAACACCGAGCTGATGCGGCACGTGCCCGGCTCCGGGCTGCCCGGGTTCTCCAAGCTCGCCGGGCTGGTCACCAACAGCCCGGCCGTCGGCGCCCTGGCCACCCTGCGGGCCGCCACCGATCCCGACGTCCGCGGCGGGCAGTACTACGGCCCCTCGGGCTTCCGGGAGCTCGTCGGCCACCCCGTGCTGGTCCAGTCCACCCGCAAGTCGCACGACACCGCGGTGCAGCAACGCCTGTGGACGGTGTCCGAGGAGCTCACCGGCGTCAGCTACCCCGTCTGA